attgtctcatttacattcaacACTTTACATTATGTACTTTACATTTATGCTTCGATCTTTATTTATCCAGTTATATGAGCATCATTAGTGATAACATTTTACTAGACAAGGACGAGCACGAaggctctgagtcgatgagtcatcaCATTTATCTCCCTTTATGCATGCAGCGCATAGTTTATGATATAGATtgtatgcgaacattgtttgtgaatacgTGGATGCCATCgttatttatgtgttcacaatctggcgctagaaacagggaatttgtcccggtaaaagatttatcttatcctgtgatctttacacacttcctttgTTCTGAGCACCGCTCTCTGAAAATAACGGTGCTTAGAACGCTTTTCCGTTCCAGCATTCACTATGTTTCTTTTTCCAACTAAACGATTTATGAACAGATCTACGTATTTTTCAAAGTTTATGAACAGATCTACGTATTCTTCAAAGTTTATGAACAAATCTACGTATTTTTCAAAGTTTATGAACAGATCTACGTATTCTTCAGTAGACTTGCACTATTATTCGTGTGTTCAAGCTTTTATCTTTGAAAATAAAGATTTATTTACAGACCTACGTATTTTTTAGTAGATCCACGCTATTGCCGTGTATTTTTAAGTCTTTATCCTTAAAAATAGAGATTTGGGGACATATCTATGTATTTTTCAGTAGGTCTGCGCTATTGCTACGTGCATTTAAGTTTGTCTGTAAAAATCGAAATTTATGGGGAGATCTGTGTACTTtccaatgagtctaagtttttagAAATATGCTCGAATTGTTGTCTTTGAAAGTTAAAACCCACGGGTAGATTTACTTTATCCTTTGAAAAATAGTCTCATCACAATCGACTTATAAAACATGCCTGAATATTCAAGAGATCCGATACCTTTGAAGAAAGGAACAATAGCCGGATAATTTCTTCTTGCCTTCGGCGTCCGGATTTCAAAACTCTTCTAACAAATCCTTCACGGATCTTTTCCCTTTGTCTATTCGTTATTTTTCGTGCAGACGATATCAGATATGGAGAAAAACAAAGAGGCAGGAAAAGCGAAGGTTTCATCAAAAGAAACACCAAGGACCACGCCAGTTATGACTAGGAGCAAGCAGAAAGGTGAAAAACTCAAAGCAGCGGATAAGAATCAAAATGGAGCTGAGAGCACACTGCCTTTAGATGCCAACGATATTGCAGCGGAAGCACTAAAGGCCGCTGCTGCCAAAGCCGGAGCTTCAAAAACCGGGGCATCAAGAGTAGGAGCCTCCAAAGCGACCGCTGCCACCCGACCGCATGAACAACGTGAAGGTGTGGCAGAGTCAGTGGTACAACAACCTCTCTATGGGATGCCACTCACTGATGAACAAAATCTACCGCTCCAAGCTGATCAGCCGCTCCTAATAGCAATTCAGCCCACGCAGCAACAAGAGGAGCTTCAAAATCCGCAGATGGACCCACCGGAACCATTGATACAAATTGTTGACGAAGACCATACAGTAGCAGCCGGAGGACAGATGCAGgtaggaacaccaaatcaaggatcAAACCACTCCGCCCAGATAATGGCAGAACTTGAAGAGTTGAGAAAGAACCAGAAGACGTACGCAGACGTTGTAGCTCTGCTAGCTCAGGAAAACCAACAATTCAAAGAAATAGTCTCCCATAGCGCAGAGGTGGAAAATCAACACGGCGAAGCTAACTCTATGGCGCCAATACTGAACCAAGACCGAAGAATGGTAGTTACTAACAACCCGGCGCCACTGAACCAAAGGGATGCCAAAGGGAGTCGAAGATCCGATCCAGACTATAACCCAGATGACCCATACTACTTCGATAGCGACGCCCCAAGGTCAGGGCAATCATCCATTATGGAGGGGCACCAGCGTGCAATGGAGAATCTTCGTGCCGAAATGATGGCAGAAATCAAGCAGCTAAAACCTAAGCAGGGGGCGGAAGATTGGAGCAAGtaatgaaggaagcaaacactactcCATTGACGCAACGTCTGGCCAAAGCTCTCATTCCCAAAAAATGTTCAGTCCCAGCATTCGAGTGTTACGACGGATCCAGCGATCCCGCAGCCCATTTGCGGTATTATAATCGAATGTTGGCCCGATGGGATTATGACGACGCCATACTCTGCAGATATTTTCCCTCAAGTCTTAAAGGGTCCGCGTTGTCCTGGTTCGACaacttgccaccaaactccattAATTCTTACGACCAACTCACCGAGAAATTCTTGGCAACTTATATGTACAACAAGgtcgtcaacaccggaatggataaaattTTCTCATTGGAAATCAAGTACTaggagaccatcagagaatacaCTGAAAGGTATCACAAGATCTGTCAAGTCATAGGAAATGTGGATCCGGTAGTTatcatcaactgctacaagtgggggaTGGATAGGATGAGCCCCCTATTCgtcgagatccacggaaccatccctGCTACTGAGGGAGACTTTCGGATAATCATAGAGAAACATGCCAGATTAGAAGAGATTCAACaagaaaatcccagagctcaaaCCCAAAGGACCCCACGGACCAACTCCGTGGAACAatccagcgggtccaaaagaggtgGTTCAGATGAACGACCTGGCGAAAACAAAAGAGAACGAAGAGATGATCGTCGATGGGATGACCGTAAGTTCGAAGACCAGGTCTACACGAAGTTAAATACCATCTATTCGCGCATCTTGAAGGAAATCAAGGGTCGGGATGAtctcgattggccatggtccaagggaaagcaacCCCCAAGATCTGAGAAGTCTAGAgaatactgtgaatatcactgtttcaatgGTCACCAAACAGagaagtgcaaaaatctcaagataatgattcagaaGCTGATTGATGCATGGGATCTTAAGCAGTATGTACAGAAGGCTGACACCGAAGATAGGGGAAAACGAAGCAGGCAAGTCCAGCTGCCTGAAGGAAACCACCCTGTTAACACCATCTCATGTTCTGAGACCACGAGGCCATCCCTAACTGCCCAAATAGGGAAAAGATTGAGGAAGCAATTTGAAGACTGTTGTGAGTTGTACAAAATCGATGGAATAGAAGTGGACGAACATGAGCATTGGATGGACGCACCCATGGTTTTCGACGCTGAGGatgtcgaagaagatatggaggatCACAACGAACCTCTAGTTCTCACGCTACCAGTAGCAGGGTACAATATCAAGAAGATCCTCATCGATGGAGGGAGCTCAGTCAATGTTCTGTTCTATGATACATTCAAACGATGGAACTTAATGACGAACAACTGTTATCTTCGTACtataccatctacgggttcaacggagcaacCACGAATCCACTCGGAGACATTGTCTTGCAAGTGGACGCAGGGCCAATGAAAGTCGACACTCGGTTTAGTGTGGTAGATGCACCATCACCCTATAACGCCATAATTGGCCGAAGATGGGTGCACAAGGTCAAAGGAGTGGCTGCTACCTATCACCAATACCTCAGGTTTCCAACTCCCCTGGGGGTAATGGAAATAAAAGGAGACCATGTTACTGCGCGAGAGTGTCAAGCTTTGCATAACCATCTCAATAACGAACAACATGAGCAGCGAAGATCCTGAAGATCTCGAAACAAAGGAGACGCAAAAGAAAAAGCCATCGACGTTTATCTAGTGGAAAGCTCTAGAAGGAGCCTTTCAAAGGAAAATATCATTGGAAACACAGAGGCAAATACTTCAAATACAGAAGCTGAggagcctaccaaatagcaatcaaagaatgttcctcttcTTGGGGAACCAAATCCCACGTTCACCTCCTTGGAATCTGTGAAAGAGGTCAACATAGGGACTGAAGAAAACCCGAAAATGATCAAGATATGAACTCTGATAGATAAGGAACGAGAGACATCGTTAATTAAACTTCTCAAGGAATACGAGGATATCTTCGCATGGAAGATAAGAGACATGCCAAGGATTGATCCGAATATAATCCAGCACGAATTACGTATAAAGCCAGTCACACCACCTTTTAGACAGAAGGTACGAAAGGTAGCGCCCGAATACCACAAAGAAGTAGAAATGGAGCttcgcaaactactggacgcagggttcatcaaggaagtcaaatacccaacGTGGATTtcaaacatggtcatcgtaccaaaAAAGAATAGAGgagttagaatatgcatcgacttcgcCAACCTCAATAAGGCGTGCCCAAAGGATAGCTATCCACTTCCAAGCATCGACCAATTggttgaagcggttgaaggatacgtagaactatcattcatggatggatactctgggtataaccaattattcctagcagaagaagatcaacaacacacatcATTCTACACCACGCATGGCCTCTACTGTTACGTAaggatgcccttcggacttcgaaatgcaggggcaacataccagagaATAattgatgctatcttcaaaccatggattgggaaTACATTGAAAGTCTACgtagacgatatgctcgtcaaaatcaAGCTGCGAAAGGATCACCACCAAGATCTGAGGGACATTTTTGAagccatgaggaaacatcacatgaaagtaaacctAGAGagatgcactttcggtgtcacctcgggaaaATTCCTTGGGTATTTAGTGAcaaagaggggcattgaagtggATCCCGCAAAGATTCAGCCATCGTAGGAATTCCATCTCCAAAGAACCTAAAAGAAGTTCAAAAGCTCAACGGATCGCTAGCATCCCTTGGCAGATTTATCGCCAGATCATCGGACAAACGCAAAAAAATTTTCAATATCCTCAAAAAGGGTAGTAAGTTCGAGTTGACTgctgaatgcgaagaagccttccaaaagatCAAGGAGTATTTGGCCACGATCCAAATCCTGCAAAAACCTGATCCCGACGAGGTACTGGccttatacatagcagcaacagaggatGCTGTCAGCGCGGTGCTGGTCAAAAcaaacacgaagatagagcagcccatctacTATGTCAGCAAAACTCTCAATACAGCAGAGAGAAATTACACGAAGATTGAGCAACTCATCTTGGCATTAGTTTGGGCAACCTTAAATCTAAGGACCTACTTCTTGACCCACTatatccgcgtcccatgcaaagctccacTGGAGGCCGTCCTCAAAAGTGCAGGGAAAGTAGGAAGAATTGCAAAGTGGAACACGCATatcgaccaattcaacatcatccatgaacTCCAACATTCCCAAAAGTCACAAGTCCTAGCGGATTTCCTGGCAGATCTACCACTGGATAATGACGAAGAAATCTTCATTGAAGGACTAAAGGCAGCGGGAATACCAGAGATTGACGAAGGCAAAGGTGACATTCTCGAGCCTGCAAACCCAAGACGGTGGGAGATCTTCGTTGATGGGTCAAAAAATAGAGAAGGCGCGGGTATTGGCATCGTGATCACCACTTC
This DNA window, taken from Papaver somniferum cultivar HN1 chromosome 3, ASM357369v1, whole genome shotgun sequence, encodes the following:
- the LOC113360096 gene encoding uncharacterized protein LOC113360096, which translates into the protein MDRMSPLFVEIHGTIPATEGDFRIIIEKHARLEEIQQENPRAQTQRTPRTNSVEQSSGSKRGGSDERPGENKRERRDDRRWDDRKFEDQVYTKLNTIYSRILKEIKGRDDLDWPWSKGKQPPRSEKSREYCEYHCFNGHQTEKCKNLKIMIQKLIDAWDLKQYVQKADTEDRGKRSRQVQLPEGNHPVNTISCSETTRPSLTAQIGKRLRKQFEDCCELYKIDGIEVDEHEHWMDAPMVFDAEDVEEDMEDHNEPLVLTLPVAGYNIKKILIDGGSSVNVLFYDTFKRWNLMTNNCYLRTIPSTGSTEQPRIHSETLSCKWTQGQ